A single window of Microbispora hainanensis DNA harbors:
- a CDS encoding response regulator transcription factor, producing the protein MAGILLVEDDPSVRAGLELALTRQGHSVTAYATGEEALEHVRSRRPEIAILDVMLPGIDGVEVCRRIRRLDPLPIILLTARGDDLDVVVGLEAGADDYVVKPVEPRVLDARIRAVLRRLESASPDRLTFGDLVIDRGALKVSLSGKEIHLTPTELRLLLELVRHPGQVLNRRYLLRAVWDHTHVADSRLVDACVQRIRAKIEPVPADPVYIHTVRGFGYRFSPP; encoded by the coding sequence GTGGCAGGCATCCTCCTGGTCGAAGACGACCCCTCGGTCCGCGCCGGACTCGAGCTCGCGCTCACCCGGCAGGGCCACTCGGTGACCGCGTACGCCACGGGCGAGGAGGCCCTCGAACACGTACGCTCCCGCCGCCCCGAGATCGCGATCCTCGACGTCATGCTCCCCGGCATCGACGGAGTCGAGGTGTGCCGCCGCATCCGCAGACTCGACCCGCTGCCGATCATCCTGCTCACGGCCAGAGGCGACGACCTCGACGTGGTGGTGGGGCTGGAGGCCGGCGCGGACGACTACGTCGTCAAGCCCGTCGAACCGCGGGTGCTGGACGCTCGTATCCGCGCCGTACTGCGCCGGCTGGAGTCCGCCTCGCCCGACCGCCTCACCTTCGGCGACCTCGTGATCGACCGCGGAGCCCTCAAGGTGAGCCTTTCGGGCAAGGAGATCCACCTCACCCCGACCGAGCTGCGTCTGCTCCTCGAACTGGTCCGCCACCCCGGCCAGGTGCTCAACCGCCGCTATCTCCTGCGCGCCGTGTGGGACCACACGCACGTGGCGGACTCGCGGCTGGTCGACGCGTGCGTGCAGCGCATCCGCGCCAAGATCGAGCCGGTGCCCGCCGACCCCGTCTACATCCACACGGTGCGCGGCTTCGGATACCGCTTCAGCCCGCCATGA
- a CDS encoding lytic transglycosylase domain-containing protein: protein MKDRPRAARPRRGTGGRSGSGRLTPKGMAILAVSLAVLAGGTAFVVRTSIEHSNAPKQVLDPDSFLALDPNAPDPETDILKEQAVQALRKERLESTRDDRKKGLDPVEIAEKAPGGGGFSPANFPPGSTPDPGSNKALGKQMAEARGWGGEWGCLEKLWDRESHWNERAMNRYSGAYGIPQALPGSKMASAGSDWQTNPATQIKWGLGYIAGRYKTPCGAWAHSQSTGWY from the coding sequence TTGAAGGATCGTCCCCGCGCCGCCCGCCCGCGGCGGGGAACCGGCGGCCGCTCGGGGTCGGGCCGGCTGACCCCCAAGGGGATGGCGATCCTCGCCGTCAGCCTGGCCGTGCTCGCCGGCGGGACGGCCTTCGTCGTCCGCACCTCGATCGAGCACAGCAACGCGCCCAAGCAGGTGCTGGACCCGGACAGCTTCCTCGCGCTCGACCCGAACGCGCCCGATCCCGAGACCGACATCCTCAAGGAGCAGGCGGTCCAGGCGCTGCGCAAGGAGCGGCTGGAAAGCACCCGCGACGACCGGAAGAAGGGCCTCGACCCGGTCGAGATCGCCGAGAAGGCCCCCGGCGGCGGTGGTTTCAGCCCAGCCAACTTCCCGCCCGGCTCCACGCCCGACCCCGGCAGCAACAAGGCGCTCGGCAAGCAGATGGCCGAGGCGCGCGGCTGGGGCGGCGAGTGGGGCTGCCTGGAGAAGCTGTGGGACAGGGAGAGCCACTGGAACGAGCGGGCCATGAACCGCTACAGCGGTGCCTACGGCATCCCCCAGGCGCTCCCCGGCAGCAAGATGGCGAGCGCGGGCTCCGACTGGCAGACGAACCCCGCGACCCAGATCAAATGGGGTCTCGGCTACATCGCCGGCCGCTACAAGACGCCCTGCGGCGCCTGGGCGCACTCCCAGTCGACCGGCTGGTACTGA
- a CDS encoding sensor histidine kinase yields MSWVPTGLQARLVITFLLVAVTASAMVAGLGYQIIRRGMLDRAERTAVADVRETLSKITLPIGASDVVWPSDTTVTDEDLSGVVQALEAPERTVIVTYGDHRSSSAGARFTMADVPDQLRWQAARRLVYQRVLLRDHPWLIVATQIQRATRDDMLRPTGLTAYVFVPLSDEEAVLFRLRNALAQAGAITLVLALTLALLSARRVLLPVRRLGAAARALGAGELHVRLPVRGRDELAELTATFNETAAALEGSVSELRTLESMSRRFVADVSHELRTPLTAMTAVTDMLSEDADDLPEDAGEAVRIVVREIDRLRVLVEHLIEISRFDAGAATLRRETVDVGDTLADCLEVRGWADRVKLTVPVGLTFSLDARRFDVIVANLVGNALNHGAPPVVVGARVAVGGEHHGALEVSVRDHGSGIPEQVLPHVFDRFYKAGTDRARSVGSGLGLAIAKANAELHGGSIRAERCDPGTLFRVWIPKP; encoded by the coding sequence ATGAGCTGGGTGCCCACCGGGTTGCAGGCCCGGCTGGTGATCACCTTCCTGCTGGTGGCGGTCACGGCGTCCGCCATGGTGGCGGGCCTGGGCTACCAGATCATCCGCCGGGGCATGCTCGACCGCGCGGAGCGGACCGCGGTCGCCGACGTACGGGAGACGCTCTCCAAGATCACGCTGCCGATCGGCGCGAGCGACGTGGTCTGGCCGAGCGACACCACCGTCACCGACGAGGACCTCAGCGGGGTCGTGCAGGCGCTGGAGGCGCCGGAGCGCACCGTCATCGTGACCTACGGCGACCACCGCAGCTCCAGCGCCGGCGCCAGGTTCACCATGGCCGACGTGCCCGACCAGCTCCGCTGGCAGGCGGCCCGGCGGCTCGTCTACCAGAGGGTGCTGCTCAGGGACCATCCGTGGCTGATCGTCGCCACGCAGATCCAGCGGGCCACCCGCGACGACATGCTGCGCCCGACCGGCCTGACGGCCTACGTCTTCGTGCCGCTGTCGGACGAGGAGGCCGTGCTGTTCCGCCTCAGGAACGCTCTCGCGCAGGCCGGAGCCATCACACTCGTCCTGGCGCTGACCCTGGCCCTGCTGTCGGCCCGGCGGGTGCTGCTGCCCGTACGGCGGCTGGGCGCGGCCGCCCGCGCCCTCGGCGCAGGTGAGCTGCACGTCCGCCTCCCCGTACGCGGCCGGGACGAGCTGGCGGAGCTGACCGCGACGTTCAACGAGACGGCGGCGGCGCTGGAGGGCAGTGTCTCGGAGCTGCGGACGCTGGAGTCGATGTCGCGGCGGTTCGTCGCGGACGTCTCACACGAGCTGCGCACGCCGCTGACCGCGATGACCGCGGTGACCGACATGCTGTCGGAGGACGCCGACGACCTGCCGGAAGACGCCGGGGAGGCGGTGCGGATCGTCGTCCGCGAGATCGACCGGCTGCGGGTGCTGGTCGAGCACCTCATCGAGATCAGCCGGTTCGACGCGGGCGCCGCGACGCTCCGCCGGGAGACGGTCGACGTGGGCGACACGCTGGCCGACTGCCTGGAGGTGCGGGGCTGGGCCGACCGGGTGAAGCTCACCGTGCCCGTCGGGCTCACGTTCTCGCTGGACGCCCGGAGGTTCGACGTGATCGTCGCCAACCTCGTCGGCAACGCGCTCAACCACGGCGCGCCTCCCGTGGTTGTCGGCGCGCGGGTGGCGGTCGGCGGCGAGCATCACGGGGCGCTCGAAGTGAGCGTGCGCGACCACGGGAGCGGCATCCCCGAGCAGGTGCTTCCCCACGTCTTCGACCGCTTCTACAAGGCCGGCACCGACCGGGCCAGGAGCGTGGGCAGCGGTCTCGGCCTGGCCATCGCCAAGGCCAACGCCGAGTTGCACGGCGGCTCGATCAGGGCCGAACGCTGCGACCCCGGCACCCTCTTCCGCGTCTGGATCCCGAAACCATGA